CGGCGTCCACCAGTTCTGCCGCGTCGGGCGGCAGGCGTTCATCGGCGGCTACAGCGTGGTCACCATGGACGCGCTGCCGTACGGGAAGACGGTGGGCAATCGGGCGCGGCTGTACGGCGTCAACACCATCGGCCTCCAGCGCCGCGGCGCCTCGCCCCAGACCATCACCCAGTTGAAGCGGGCCTTCCGCTATCTGCTGCAGTCCAAGCTCAACACGACGCGGGCGCTGGCCCGCATCGATACGGACGAGAATCTCGACGGCCACGAGGTTCGCTACCTGGTCGAGTTCATTCGGACATCCAGGCGCGGCGTCAACCTGCGCCGTCCGGCCAGAAGGGTGGAGCCGGTCGTGGTCGAGGAGTAGCCCGCAACCTCGAGCCGTCCATGCGAATCGGCCTGATTGCAGGCAACGGCCAGTTTCCGTTTCTGGCGCTCGACGCGGCCCGCAGCCTCGGCCACGACGTCACGGTGGTCGCGATACGGGAAGAAGCGGATCCTTCGATCGAAGCGGCGGCCGCCGCGGGTCGGCCGGCCGCGTTTCACTGGGTCTCGCTCGGCCAGCTCGGCCGTTGCATCGACATTCTGAAACGCGCGAACGTCACCCGGGCGCTGATGGCGGGGCAGGTCAAGCACACCCGCATATTCTCGGGCATCGTTCCGGACCTCACCCTGCTGTCGGTGCTCCGGCGGCTGAGGACCCGCAACACCGACGCCTTGATCTCGGCGGTGGCGGACGTGCTCGGCACGCACGGGATTCAACTGGTCGACTCGACCGCGTTTCTCGACCCCCTTCTCGCGCGATCCGGCACGCTCACCGAGCGGGCTCCGAACGACGAGGAGCGCGGCGACCTCGCATTCGGCTACCGGATGGCGGATGCGATCGCCGGACTCGACATCGGCCAGACGATTGCCGTACGGCAGCGCGCCGTCGTGGCGGTCGAGGCGATGGAGGGCACCGACGAGGTCATCGCCCGAGCCGGACGGTTGGCCGGAGCCGGGTTCTGCGTCATCAAGGTCGCGAAGCCGAACCAGGACATGCGTTTCGACGTGCCGGTGATTGGCGTTCCGACGATTGAGGCGCTTCGCGCGGCCGGCGCCACCGTGCTGTCGGTCGATGCGCGTCGTACGGTGGTGCTGGACGGGGACCGCGTGTTCGAGGCCGCGAACGGCGCCGGCGTGTCGGTGGTGGGTCGGGTCGTCGGCGCGGGGGCGCCACCGGCATGAGGGAGCCGGCCTTCCGCGCGGCGGTGGTCGGCGTCGGTCATCTGGGTCGCCACCACGCCCGCATTCTGGGCGCGGCCCCGGGGGTCGATCTCGTCGCGGTGGTCGATGTCGACCTGGAGCGGGCGCGGGCGGTCGCCGCCGACGTGGGTACGGTCGCGTTGCCTACCGTGGGCGAGATCGAGCCTCCGGTCGACGGGGTCGTGGTGGCCGTGCCTACCCGGGATCACGTCCGTGTCGGCCTGCCGCTGCTGGAGGCCGGCGTCGCGGTGCTGGTAGAGAAGCCGATCGCCGCGTCGATTGCCGAGGCCGACCGTCTGATCGCGGCCGCTGCCGCCTCGGGCGCCACGCTGGCGGTGGGGCACACCGAGCGGCACAACCCCGCGGTCACCGCGGCGCTGCCGTTGATTTCGGCTCCGCGCTTCATCGAGGTGCACCGCCTGGCGAGCTTTCAGCCCCGCAGCCTCGACATCGACGTCGTGTTCGACGTCATGATTCACGATCTCGACGTCGTGCTGTCCTGCGTCGGTTCCGAGCCGATCTCGATCGAGGCGGTCGGCGTCCCCGTGCTCAGCCCGCGGATCGATATCGCGAATGCCCGCCTGCGCTTCGCGAACGGTTGCATCGCGAATCTGACGGCCAGCCGGATCAGCCGGGATCGGGTCCGCAAGCTGCGCGTGTTTCAGCCCCACGCGCTCGTCTCGGTAGACTATGCGGAGCAGCAGGTCGAGACCTGGAAGGTCAAGAAGGGCAAGGGCGAGCGGATGGGCATCGACGGAGGACGGGTCGAGGTGAGGAACGCCGAGCCGCTCGAGCGGGAGTTGGAGGACTTCGTTCGCGCCGCGCGGCGCCGGACGTCTCCGCGCGTGACCGGCGCGGACGGCCGGCGGGCGCTTGCCGTCGCCCAGCGGATCGCGGACGCCATGACGGCCGGCGGCGATCCGTCGCCGGTGCACGGGGCCGCATGACCGCCGCATCCCGGTTCGAGGCGATCGGCGACAAGGTGCGGGCCGGCGTGCCGCTCTCCGCGTCGGAGATTGCCGCGCTGTCGGAGACGCGCGATCTCCTGCGACTCGGAGCGCTGGCCGATGAACGGCGACGCACTACGCGCGGCGACCACGCCACCTTCGTACGCGTTGCGGAAGTGCCGGCGACGGGAATCCCCGTGGAATCCGTTTCCCGGCCGGCGGGTGAGGTGCGTCTCGCCGGGTGCCCTGCCGCCGCGAGCCGCGTCGTGGAAGCGGTTTGCGCCGCCGTGCGCGCGGCGGGCGACGTGCCGGTGAGCGGCTTCGCGCTCGACGAGCTCGTGGACCTGTGCGAGGGCGATGTTGCGCGCTTCGACGATCTGATCGCCGCGTTGCGAGCCGCGGGGCTGGCGTACGTCGCCGAGGCGCGCGTCGAGCGCACCGCGGATCCGGCGTGGATCGCCCGCGCGGCGGCGGGCGGCGTGCCGGTGGCGCGTTGGACCGTGGATTCGTCGCTGGCCGGCGGCGAGGCGCTCCGGCGCGTAGCCGGCTGGGGCGCGGATGTTTCCGTGTCGGTCTTCGCACCACTTCCGCGCGCCTCGTCCGAACGGCCCTCGACCGGCTACGAAGACGTCCGGCAGGTTGCGCTGGCGCGCCTGCTGGTCGACAATACCGAGTCGATCCAGGTGGATTGGCGACGCTACGGACCGCAATTGGCGCAGGTGGCGCTGACGTTCGGTGCGGACGACGTCGACGGCGTCTCGCCGAGCGACGCATCGCAGCACGGGCTCCGTCGTGCGCCGCTGGAGGAAATCACGCGGAACATCCGCGCGGCGGGACTGGTGCCGGTCGAGCGGGACGGCCGTTTCCGGAAGCTGCGCACGCATCAGCCATGAGTGCCATCCGTGTCGGAGTCGTCGAGTACCTCAATGCAAGGCCGCTCGTCCACGGGCTGGATGCGCGTCCGGATCTCTTTTCGCTGCGGTACGACGTGCCGGCGCGTTGCGCCGCCCTGCTTCACGACGGGTCGGTCGACCTTGCGCTTCTGCCGGCCATCGAGTACCTGCGGCGGCCGGACTATCGGGTGGTGCCCGACATCGCGGTGGCGTCCACCGGTCCGGTGGCGTCTGTGGCGCTCTTCACGACCCGGCCAACGGCGGCCATCCGTTCGATCGCCATCGATTCGAGCTCGCGCACGGCGGTGGCGTTGCTCCGCGTCCTCTGCGCGGAGTGGTTCGAGATCGAGCCGAAGTTCGTCACGATGCATCCGGACCTGCAGGCGATGCTCAAGCGGTGCGACGCGGCTCTGCTGATCGGCGACATCGCGCTGTTCACGGAGCACGAGACGGTGGTCGACCTCGACAAGATCGACCTGGGCGAGGAGTGGGCCGCGATGACCGGCCTGCCGTTCGTCT
Above is a genomic segment from Acidobacteriota bacterium containing:
- a CDS encoding menaquinone biosynthesis protein, which gives rise to MSAIRVGVVEYLNARPLVHGLDARPDLFSLRYDVPARCAALLHDGSVDLALLPAIEYLRRPDYRVVPDIAVASTGPVASVALFTTRPTAAIRSIAIDSSSRTAVALLRVLCAEWFEIEPKFVTMHPDLQAMLKRCDAALLIGDIALFTEHETVVDLDKIDLGEEWAAMTGLPFVWAFWAGRSDVVEAEHVQALRAARDAGAAAIDDVVAAHPPADEEQSEAAREYLRKNVQFTLTEEGRSGVKRFYAAAADIGIVPQAGALRFFDA
- a CDS encoding Gfo/Idh/MocA family oxidoreductase: MREPAFRAAVVGVGHLGRHHARILGAAPGVDLVAVVDVDLERARAVAADVGTVALPTVGEIEPPVDGVVVAVPTRDHVRVGLPLLEAGVAVLVEKPIAASIAEADRLIAAAAASGATLAVGHTERHNPAVTAALPLISAPRFIEVHRLASFQPRSLDIDVVFDVMIHDLDVVLSCVGSEPISIEAVGVPVLSPRIDIANARLRFANGCIANLTASRISRDRVRKLRVFQPHALVSVDYAEQQVETWKVKKGKGERMGIDGGRVEVRNAEPLERELEDFVRAARRRTSPRVTGADGRRALAVAQRIADAMTAGGDPSPVHGAA
- a CDS encoding LpxI family protein codes for the protein MRIGLIAGNGQFPFLALDAARSLGHDVTVVAIREEADPSIEAAAAAGRPAAFHWVSLGQLGRCIDILKRANVTRALMAGQVKHTRIFSGIVPDLTLLSVLRRLRTRNTDALISAVADVLGTHGIQLVDSTAFLDPLLARSGTLTERAPNDEERGDLAFGYRMADAIAGLDIGQTIAVRQRAVVAVEAMEGTDEVIARAGRLAGAGFCVIKVAKPNQDMRFDVPVIGVPTIEALRAAGATVLSVDARRTVVLDGDRVFEAANGAGVSVVGRVVGAGAPPA